Proteins co-encoded in one Puntigrus tetrazona isolate hp1 chromosome 20, ASM1883169v1, whole genome shotgun sequence genomic window:
- the hsdl1 gene encoding inactive hydroxysteroid dehydrogenase-like protein 1, with the protein MAAVDSFHLLYREIARSCSCYVETLALVGACYTASKAVIFIRDCYSLIRLHFIPRLVSRRDLSQQYGQWALIFDASEAIAKAYAEELARHGICVILISSDINSVADTAKAISDTYGVEAILIEADFSQGLSACKPIKDAVGGKDIGFIVNSLDGSLDPSQGFMDLSESVVWDTLNRNVVAATLVTRLVLPNMVDRGKGAVVNISAGRCLCPTSRKAALSASTAFLDSFSRSLHYEYGHRGVFVQSLLPFRVSSQASEGYSPAGWLVPSPQVYASHALSTLGISRRTTGYWPHTIQFGLVQCIPEWVWMLGSRVFTRTA; encoded by the exons ATGGCCGCCGTTGACAGCTTCCATCTTTTGTATAGAGAAATTGCCAGATCGTGCAGTTGTTATGTGGAAACGCTGGCGCTCGTGGGTGCGTGTTACACGGCCAGCAAGGCTGTGATATTTATAAGGGACTGCTATAGCCTGATAAGGCTTCACTTCATTCCTCGTCTTGTATCCCGTAGAGATCTTAGTCAGCAATATGGACAATGGGCTCTTATATTTG ACGCTTCTGAGGCAATAGCAAAAGCATATGCAGAGGAACTGGCTAGACATGGCATCTGTGTGATTCTGATCAGCAGCGACATCAATAGCGTAGCTGACACTGCCAAAGCCATTTCAGACACTTACGGGGTAGAGGCCATTTTAATCGAAGCCGATTTTAGCCAGGGCCTCTCAGCCTGCAAACCAATTAAAGATGCCGTCGGCGGTAAAGATATTGGATTCATTGTTAACAGCCTGGATGGCTCTCTGGACCCCTCTCAAGGCTTTATGGACCTCTCTGAATCTGTAGTATGGGACACTCTCAATAGAAATGTAGTAGCTGCCACTCTTGTCACCCGTCTGGTTCTGCCCAATATGGTGGACAGGGGAAAAGGAGCAGTGGTCAACATTTCTGCTGGGCGCTGCTTGTGTCCGACTTCCAGAAAGGCTGCTCTTTCCGCATCTACG GCTTTCCTTGATAGCTTCAGCCGCTCTCTGCACTACGAATACGGTCATCGAGGAGTCTTCGTGCAGAGTTTGCTGCCTTTCCGAGTCTCCTCTCAAGCGTCTGAGGGTTACAGTCCGGCTGGCTGGCTGGTTCCAAGCCCGCAGGTGTATGCCAGCCATGCTCTTTCAACTCTGGGCATCTCTCGCCGAACCACGGGATACTGGCCTCACACCATACAG tttggaCTGGTGCAGTGCATTCCAGAGTGGGTATGGATGCTGGGATCACGCGTATTCACTAGGACCGCCTGA